The Micromonospora krabiensis genome window below encodes:
- a CDS encoding DUF4142 domain-containing protein gives MASLRSARHRSGHRVHRAAVLLTAIVAAVAVLPGVAVAAPAGQQLNAADMTLLNGVRLAGLWEMPAGQMAAEKGQSAKVREIGAAIATEHQELDQLVVDAANKLGASIPTDPTAEQKGWLSEMQNSSGARFDQIFVTRLRVAHGKIFPVIGAVRASTRDATVRKLCDDANRFVMHHMQMLESTGLVRWPELPPAVLPAPGNDGLLAAASANSGPQVGVSSTVVWLVFLAALGTGGLATYRLLRRT, from the coding sequence ATGGCATCGCTCAGATCCGCCCGTCACCGGTCGGGACACCGGGTTCACCGCGCGGCGGTGCTGCTCACCGCGATCGTGGCGGCGGTCGCCGTGCTGCCCGGCGTCGCCGTGGCCGCGCCGGCCGGGCAACAACTGAACGCCGCCGACATGACGCTGCTCAACGGCGTACGGCTGGCCGGGCTGTGGGAGATGCCGGCCGGGCAGATGGCGGCCGAGAAGGGCCAGTCGGCGAAGGTTCGGGAGATCGGCGCGGCCATCGCCACCGAGCACCAGGAGTTGGACCAGCTCGTGGTGGACGCGGCGAACAAGCTGGGCGCCAGCATCCCCACCGACCCGACGGCCGAGCAGAAGGGCTGGCTGTCGGAGATGCAGAACTCCTCCGGCGCCCGGTTCGACCAGATCTTCGTCACCCGGCTCCGGGTCGCCCACGGCAAGATCTTCCCGGTGATCGGGGCGGTGCGGGCCAGCACCCGGGACGCCACCGTACGCAAGCTCTGCGACGACGCGAACCGCTTCGTCATGCACCACATGCAGATGCTGGAGAGCACCGGCCTGGTCCGCTGGCCCGAACTGCCGCCCGCGGTGCTGCCCGCGCCCGGCAACGACGGGCTGCTCGCGGCCGCGTCCGCCAACTCCGGCCCTCAGGTCGGCGTCAGCAGCACGGTCGTCTGGCTGGTCTTCCTCGCCGCCCTCGGCACCGGCGGTCTGGCCACCTACCGCCTCCTCCGCCGCACCTGA
- a CDS encoding sugar ABC transporter substrate-binding protein codes for MRKGLLTFAAVGLLATGSMAACGDNSGDGGQAGSEKTPKIGVILPDSKSSARWEGADRKFLEEAFKAAGVQYDIQNAQGDKTQFQTIADQMITNGVTALMIVNLDSGTGKAVLDKAKSQGVATIDYDRLTLGGSAQYYVSFDNEAVGKLQGEGLVKCLTDKGVKNPSVVYLNGSPTDNNATLFKNGYDSILKPKFDSKEYTKQADDSVPEWDNARAATIFEQQLTNAKGKIDGVLAANDGLGNAAISILKKNNLNGKVPVTGQDATPEGLQNILAGDQCMTVYKAIREEAKAASDLAIALAKGERKETGQTVKDPEGGRDVASVLLTPKAIYKENVKDVIADGFVTKEEICTGAYAKLCTDAGIS; via the coding sequence ATGCGTAAGGGGCTCCTCACCTTCGCCGCCGTGGGCCTCCTGGCCACCGGCAGCATGGCCGCGTGCGGCGACAACTCCGGTGACGGCGGGCAGGCCGGCTCGGAGAAGACTCCGAAGATCGGCGTGATCCTCCCGGACAGCAAGTCCTCCGCCCGCTGGGAGGGCGCGGACCGTAAGTTCCTGGAAGAGGCGTTCAAGGCCGCCGGCGTCCAGTACGACATCCAGAACGCCCAGGGCGACAAGACCCAGTTCCAGACCATCGCCGACCAGATGATCACCAACGGCGTCACCGCCCTGATGATCGTCAACCTGGACTCCGGCACCGGCAAGGCCGTGCTGGACAAGGCGAAGTCCCAGGGCGTCGCGACCATCGACTACGACCGGCTCACCCTCGGCGGCTCGGCCCAGTACTACGTCAGCTTCGACAACGAGGCCGTCGGCAAGCTCCAGGGCGAGGGCCTGGTCAAGTGCCTCACCGACAAGGGCGTGAAGAACCCGTCCGTCGTGTACCTCAACGGCTCCCCCACCGACAACAACGCGACGCTGTTCAAGAACGGGTACGACTCGATCCTCAAGCCGAAGTTCGACTCCAAGGAGTACACCAAGCAGGCGGACGACTCGGTGCCCGAGTGGGACAACGCCCGCGCCGCCACGATCTTCGAGCAGCAGCTCACCAACGCCAAGGGCAAGATCGACGGTGTGCTCGCCGCCAACGACGGCCTGGGGAACGCCGCCATCTCCATCCTCAAGAAGAACAACCTGAACGGGAAGGTCCCGGTCACCGGTCAGGACGCCACCCCCGAGGGCCTGCAGAACATCCTCGCCGGTGACCAGTGCATGACCGTCTACAAGGCCATCCGCGAGGAGGCCAAGGCCGCCTCCGACCTGGCCATCGCACTCGCCAAGGGTGAGCGCAAGGAGACCGGCCAGACGGTCAAGGACCCCGAGGGCGGCCGGGACGTGGCGTCCGTGCTGCTGACCCCGAAGGCGATCTACAAGGAGAACGTCAAGGACGTCATCGCCGACGGGTTCGTCACCAAGGAGGAGATCTGCACCGGCGCCTACGCCAAGCTCTGCACCGACGCCGGCATCAGCTGA
- the groES gene encoding co-chaperone GroES, with translation MPVTTATKVAIKPLEDRIVVQANEAETTTASGIVIPDTAKEKPQEGTVLAVGPGRIDDNGNRVPLDVKVGDTVLYSKYGGTEVKYAGEEYLVLSARDVLAVIEK, from the coding sequence ATGCCCGTGACTACCGCGACCAAGGTTGCGATCAAGCCGCTCGAGGACCGGATCGTGGTCCAGGCGAACGAGGCTGAGACCACCACGGCGTCGGGCATCGTGATCCCCGACACCGCCAAGGAGAAGCCGCAGGAGGGCACCGTCCTCGCTGTCGGCCCGGGCCGGATCGACGACAACGGCAACCGTGTTCCGCTCGACGTCAAGGTCGGCGACACCGTTCTCTACTCGAAGTACGGCGGCACCGAGGTCAAATACGCGGGCGAGGAGTACCTGGTGCTCTCCGCCCGTGACGTCCTCGCGGTCATCGAGAAGTAA
- the ybaK gene encoding Cys-tRNA(Pro) deacylase, protein MAGQGTPATALLAKRKIAHRTHPYTVDPDASNYGALVAAALGVPPERVFKSLVTEVDGGLTVAVVPVTGELDLKALAAAVGGKRAALADRAVAERATGYVRGGISPLGQRKRLPTVLDASALDFPTVYVSAGRRGLQLELAPADLVALTDARTASLATR, encoded by the coding sequence GTGGCGGGACAGGGCACACCGGCGACGGCACTGCTGGCGAAGCGGAAGATCGCCCACCGCACGCACCCGTACACGGTGGACCCGGACGCGTCGAACTACGGCGCGCTCGTCGCGGCGGCCCTCGGCGTGCCCCCGGAGCGGGTCTTCAAGTCGCTGGTCACCGAGGTCGACGGGGGGCTCACCGTCGCGGTGGTGCCGGTGACCGGCGAGCTGGACCTCAAGGCGCTCGCGGCGGCCGTCGGCGGCAAGCGGGCGGCGCTCGCGGACCGGGCGGTCGCCGAGCGGGCCACCGGCTACGTACGCGGTGGGATCAGCCCGCTCGGTCAGCGCAAGCGGCTGCCCACCGTGCTCGACGCCTCGGCGTTGGACTTCCCCACCGTCTACGTCTCGGCCGGCCGGCGCGGCCTCCAGCTCGAACTGGCCCCGGCCGACCTGGTCGCGCTGACCGACGCGCGGACCGCCTCGCTCGCCACCCGCTGA
- a CDS encoding ATP-binding cassette domain-containing protein, protein MSATPLLELRGIDKSFGPVQVLRDVALTAHAGEVTALVGDNGAGKSTLVKCISGIYSTDAGEFRFDGQPVSINSPRDAAALGIEVVYQDLALCDNLDIVQNMFLGREKRNGIVLDEPTMEQMAAETLAGLSVRTVKSLRQHVSSLSGGQRQTVAIAKAVLWNSRLVVLDEPTAALGVAQTAQVLELVRRLADNGLAVVLISHNMNDVFAVSDRIAALYLGQMVAQVKTTDITHSQIVELITAGRSGGLGIAADATPANGNGSAPAAPSTGGTR, encoded by the coding sequence GTGTCCGCAACACCCCTGCTGGAGCTACGCGGGATCGACAAGAGCTTCGGTCCCGTCCAGGTTCTCCGCGACGTCGCCCTCACCGCCCACGCGGGCGAGGTGACCGCGCTCGTCGGCGACAACGGCGCCGGCAAGTCGACCCTGGTCAAGTGCATCAGCGGCATCTACTCGACCGACGCCGGCGAGTTCCGCTTCGACGGCCAGCCGGTGAGCATCAACAGCCCCCGGGACGCGGCCGCCCTCGGCATCGAGGTCGTCTACCAGGATCTCGCGCTCTGCGACAACCTCGACATCGTGCAGAACATGTTCCTCGGCCGGGAGAAGCGCAACGGCATCGTGCTCGACGAGCCGACCATGGAGCAGATGGCCGCGGAGACGCTCGCCGGGCTCTCCGTACGCACCGTCAAGTCGCTACGCCAGCACGTCTCCAGCCTCTCCGGCGGGCAACGACAGACCGTGGCGATCGCCAAGGCGGTCCTCTGGAACAGCCGGCTCGTCGTCCTGGACGAGCCGACCGCCGCGCTGGGCGTGGCGCAGACCGCGCAGGTCCTCGAACTGGTCCGCCGGCTCGCCGACAACGGCCTCGCCGTGGTGCTCATCTCGCACAACATGAACGACGTCTTCGCCGTCTCCGACCGGATCGCCGCGCTCTACCTCGGTCAGATGGTCGCCCAGGTGAAGACCACCGACATCACCCACTCGCAGATCGTCGAGCTGATCACCGCCGGGCGTTCCGGCGGTCTCGGCATCGCCGCCGACGCGACCCCGGCGAACGGCAACGGCTCCGCACCGGCCGCCCCGTCCACAGGAGGCACCCGATGA
- a CDS encoding sugar ABC transporter permease, whose product MTTTVVQKEGPAAVTPAPTVASHARNYWSRVRGGDIGALPAVLGLLVLCTVFSIARPTFLTAGNFANLFTQGAATALIAMGLIFVLLLGEIDLSAGYASGVCAAVLANVVTVLGYPWYVAVLAAILTGVVIGTTLGLLVAKIGIPSFVVTLAGFLAFQGIALMLMEEGRNISVRDETLLAIANRNLPPLLGWVLVVVAVAGYATAQLLRHRNRAARGLVTDPIAVVFARVGGLALILGVAVFILNLERSRNVVISSLKGVPIVVPIIAVLLVVWTFVLQRTSYGRHVYAVGGNQEAARRAGIDVDRIRISVFVICSSMAALGGIVAASRANSVDPNTGGSSVLLYAVGAAVIGGTSLFGGKGRVLDAVLGGAVIAVIDNGMGLMGYSSGVKYVLTGAVLLLAASVDAFTRRRSAATGTR is encoded by the coding sequence ATGACCACGACCGTCGTGCAGAAGGAAGGCCCGGCGGCCGTCACACCGGCGCCCACCGTCGCCAGCCACGCACGCAACTACTGGAGCCGCGTACGCGGCGGCGACATCGGCGCGCTGCCGGCCGTCCTCGGCCTGCTCGTGCTCTGCACGGTCTTCTCGATCGCGCGGCCGACGTTCCTCACCGCCGGCAACTTCGCCAACCTGTTCACCCAGGGGGCGGCGACCGCCCTGATCGCGATGGGGCTGATCTTCGTCCTGCTGCTCGGCGAGATCGACCTCTCCGCCGGCTACGCGAGCGGCGTCTGCGCGGCCGTGCTGGCCAACGTGGTGACCGTGCTCGGCTACCCCTGGTACGTCGCGGTGCTCGCGGCGATCCTCACCGGCGTCGTCATCGGCACCACGCTCGGTCTGCTCGTCGCCAAGATCGGCATTCCGTCGTTCGTGGTGACCCTCGCCGGGTTCCTCGCGTTCCAGGGCATCGCGCTGATGCTCATGGAGGAGGGGCGGAACATCTCCGTACGCGACGAGACGCTGCTGGCCATCGCCAACCGCAACCTCCCCCCGCTGCTCGGCTGGGTGCTGGTCGTCGTGGCGGTCGCCGGGTATGCGACCGCCCAACTGCTGCGGCACCGCAACCGCGCGGCCCGTGGACTGGTCACCGACCCGATCGCGGTGGTGTTCGCCCGAGTCGGCGGCCTCGCCCTGATCCTCGGGGTGGCGGTGTTCATCCTCAACCTGGAGCGCAGCCGCAACGTCGTCATCTCCTCGCTCAAGGGCGTGCCGATCGTGGTGCCGATCATCGCGGTGCTGCTGGTCGTCTGGACGTTCGTGCTCCAGCGCACCAGCTACGGCCGGCACGTCTACGCCGTCGGCGGCAACCAGGAGGCCGCCCGCCGGGCCGGCATCGACGTCGACCGGATCCGCATCTCGGTCTTCGTGATCTGCTCCTCGATGGCCGCCCTCGGCGGCATCGTGGCGGCCAGCCGGGCCAACTCGGTCGACCCGAACACCGGCGGCAGCAGCGTCCTGCTCTACGCCGTGGGCGCGGCGGTCATCGGCGGCACCAGCCTCTTCGGCGGCAAGGGCCGGGTGCTCGACGCGGTGCTCGGCGGCGCGGTCATCGCCGTCATCGACAACGGCATGGGCCTGATGGGGTACAGCTCCGGCGTCAAGTACGTGCTCACCGGCGCGGTGCTGCTCCTCGCCGCGAGCGTGGACGCCTTCACCCGCCGCCGGTCGGCGGCGACCGGCACCCGCTGA
- a CDS encoding ROK family transcriptional regulator, translating into MRAGPSQDEIRRQNLGALLRHVHVHGATTRAELTTALGLNRSTIGALTAELAGAGLVTEGAPKETGRAGRPSLVVRPESGRVYAYAYSIEVDRMRAARIGLGGAVLDRRELDRPRGLVAADAAPLLAGAAKDMQQAVPADAVCVGTGVAVCGMVRRQDGLVRLGPTTGWVDEPIGAALAELDVDAPITVGNVADVAAFAEYARGAAAGCDNVIYLYGDVGVGAGIIAGGRRVTGHGGYGGEVGHMKVVLDGERCECGSRGCWETEIGEHALLRKAGRSDARGRDALLALFDAADRGDARASSAVRQAGDWLGFGVANLVNIFNPEMVIFGGTMRDLYLASAAPIRSRLNANALPACLEHVRLRTPKLGQDAALIGAAELAFERLLADPLDVG; encoded by the coding sequence ATGCGCGCAGGACCGAGCCAGGACGAGATCCGTCGACAAAACCTCGGTGCGCTGTTGCGTCACGTTCACGTCCACGGGGCCACCACCCGGGCGGAACTGACCACCGCGCTCGGGCTGAACCGCAGCACCATCGGCGCGCTGACCGCCGAACTGGCCGGCGCCGGCCTCGTCACCGAGGGCGCGCCGAAGGAGACCGGCCGGGCCGGGCGACCATCGCTGGTCGTCCGGCCCGAGTCGGGCCGCGTCTACGCGTACGCGTACAGCATCGAGGTCGACCGGATGCGCGCCGCGCGGATCGGTCTCGGCGGTGCCGTGCTCGACCGCCGGGAGCTGGACCGGCCCCGCGGGCTGGTGGCCGCGGACGCCGCACCGCTGCTCGCCGGCGCGGCCAAGGACATGCAGCAGGCGGTGCCCGCCGACGCGGTGTGCGTCGGCACCGGGGTCGCGGTCTGCGGGATGGTCCGCCGGCAGGACGGCCTGGTGCGCCTCGGGCCCACCACCGGCTGGGTGGACGAGCCCATCGGCGCGGCGCTCGCCGAACTGGACGTCGACGCGCCGATCACGGTGGGCAACGTCGCCGACGTCGCCGCCTTCGCCGAGTACGCCCGGGGCGCCGCCGCCGGCTGTGACAACGTCATCTACCTGTACGGCGACGTCGGCGTCGGCGCCGGCATCATCGCCGGGGGCCGCCGGGTCACCGGCCACGGCGGGTACGGCGGCGAGGTCGGCCACATGAAGGTCGTCCTCGACGGTGAACGCTGCGAGTGCGGCTCGCGCGGCTGCTGGGAGACCGAGATCGGCGAGCACGCCCTGCTGCGCAAGGCCGGCCGCTCCGACGCCCGGGGCCGCGACGCGTTGCTCGCCCTCTTCGACGCCGCCGACCGCGGCGACGCGCGGGCCAGCTCGGCGGTACGACAGGCCGGCGACTGGCTCGGCTTCGGCGTCGCCAACCTGGTCAACATCTTCAACCCGGAGATGGTCATCTTCGGCGGCACCATGCGCGACCTGTACCTCGCGTCGGCCGCGCCGATCCGCAGCCGCCTCAACGCCAACGCGCTGCCCGCCTGCCTGGAGCACGTACGACTGCGCACCCCGAAGCTCGGCCAGGACGCCGCCCTGATCGGCGCCGCCGAACTCGCCTTCGAACGGCTCCTCGCCGATCCGCTCGACGTGGGCTGA
- a CDS encoding ABC transporter ATP-binding protein, protein MATTLPVADATQVRRYARTLVRRHPRALAVALGLHALAAAAGLAAPRLLGDLVEGISRGTSQVTVDRIALLIAGFVVVQAVLVRFAVLASARLGERVLAQLREEFVDRVLALPLSTVERAGTGDLLTRTSRDVSALSRTVRLAVPETLIAVVTGGFIIGGLLLVGPLLALPCLIAVPVLWAGTRWYLRRAPDGYLRENAAYSDITDGISETVEGSRTTEALRQQARRRARTDRDIRRSYAAEMYTLRLRTVFFPVAEIGYVVPVVATLVIGGWFHLKGWVSLGQVTAATLYVQQLVDPVDRLLSWLDELQVGGASMARLLGVAQPERVPGGTGARAAGPGGSGAAAPAGAAAPVGGRDRQLAARDVRYAYRSGRDVLHGVTLVPEPGEKLAMVGPSGAGKSTLGRLLAGVHAPRTGSVTAAGRRLDTLPLAELRSHVALVTQEHHVFIGTLRDNVSMVRPTATEADVRSALAAVAALDWADALPDGLDTVVGSGGHPLSPAQAQQLALARLVLADPHTLVLDEATSLIDPRAARQLERSLAAVLEGRTVIAIAHRLFSAHDADRVAVVEEGRITELGSHDELVAADGSYAALWRSWHGPTPTDPR, encoded by the coding sequence ATGGCGACGACGCTGCCGGTCGCCGACGCGACCCAGGTCCGCCGGTACGCCCGGACGTTGGTGCGCCGGCATCCGCGGGCGCTCGCCGTCGCGCTCGGCCTGCACGCGCTCGCCGCCGCGGCCGGGCTGGCCGCGCCGCGCCTGCTCGGTGACCTGGTCGAGGGCATCTCCCGGGGTACGTCCCAGGTGACCGTGGACCGCATCGCGCTGCTGATCGCCGGGTTCGTGGTGGTGCAGGCGGTGCTGGTGCGGTTCGCGGTGCTCGCGTCGGCGCGGCTCGGGGAGCGGGTGCTGGCGCAGCTGCGCGAGGAGTTCGTCGACCGGGTGCTGGCCCTGCCACTGTCCACCGTGGAGCGGGCGGGCACCGGTGACCTGCTGACCCGGACGTCCCGTGACGTGTCGGCGCTGTCCCGGACGGTCCGCCTCGCCGTGCCCGAGACGCTGATCGCGGTCGTCACGGGTGGCTTCATCATCGGCGGGCTGCTGCTGGTCGGCCCGCTGCTCGCGCTGCCCTGCCTGATCGCCGTGCCGGTGCTGTGGGCGGGCACCCGCTGGTACCTGCGCCGCGCACCGGACGGCTACCTGCGGGAGAACGCCGCGTACTCGGACATCACCGACGGGATCAGCGAGACCGTCGAGGGCTCACGGACCACCGAGGCGTTGCGGCAGCAGGCCCGCCGCCGGGCCCGCACCGACCGGGACATCCGCCGGTCGTACGCGGCCGAGATGTACACGCTGCGCCTGCGGACGGTGTTCTTCCCGGTCGCGGAGATCGGTTACGTGGTGCCCGTGGTGGCGACCCTCGTCATCGGCGGCTGGTTCCACCTGAAGGGCTGGGTGAGCCTCGGCCAGGTCACCGCCGCGACGCTCTACGTGCAGCAGCTCGTCGACCCGGTGGACCGGCTGCTCTCCTGGCTGGACGAGCTTCAGGTCGGTGGTGCCTCGATGGCCCGCCTGCTCGGGGTGGCCCAGCCGGAGCGGGTACCGGGCGGCACCGGGGCCCGTGCGGCTGGTCCGGGCGGGTCCGGTGCGGCTGCTCCCGCCGGTGCCGCCGCTCCGGTCGGCGGTCGGGACCGGCAGCTGGCGGCGCGGGACGTCCGCTACGCGTACCGGTCGGGCCGGGACGTGCTGCACGGCGTGACGCTGGTGCCGGAACCGGGGGAGAAGCTGGCCATGGTCGGCCCGTCGGGCGCCGGCAAGTCCACCCTCGGCCGGCTGCTGGCCGGGGTGCACGCCCCGCGTACCGGCTCGGTCACCGCCGCCGGCCGCCGCCTGGACACGCTGCCCCTGGCCGAGCTGCGCTCGCACGTCGCGCTGGTCACGCAGGAGCACCACGTCTTCATCGGTACGCTCCGCGACAACGTGTCGATGGTGCGCCCCACGGCGACCGAGGCGGACGTACGCTCGGCGCTCGCCGCGGTGGCCGCCCTGGACTGGGCGGACGCGCTGCCCGACGGGCTGGACACCGTGGTCGGCTCGGGTGGGCACCCGCTCTCCCCGGCGCAGGCGCAGCAGCTGGCGCTGGCCCGGCTCGTGCTGGCCGACCCACACACGCTGGTGCTGGACGAGGCCACCTCGCTGATCGACCCGCGGGCCGCGCGGCAGCTGGAGCGTTCTTTGGCCGCCGTGCTCGAAGGACGGACGGTGATCGCCATCGCGCACCGGCTCTTCTCCGCCCACGACGCCGACCGGGTGGCCGTGGTCGAGGAAGGTCGGATCACCGAGCTGGGCTCGCACGACGAGTTGGTCGCGGCCGACGGCTCGTACGCCGCCCTCTGGCGCTCCTGGCACGGCCCCACCCCCACCGACCCGCGTTGA
- a CDS encoding DUF1707 SHOCT-like domain-containing protein has product MDVELRASDDDRHRVVSALQGHTAAGRLTLDEFSDRVGAVWTARTMADLAALTRDLPAPVAPSATDAGLGQHRRELLVVFVVAVLTLFVLGAYMALTR; this is encoded by the coding sequence GTGGACGTCGAGCTGCGGGCCTCGGACGACGACCGGCACCGGGTGGTCAGCGCGTTGCAGGGACACACCGCGGCCGGCCGACTCACCCTGGACGAGTTCTCCGACCGGGTGGGCGCGGTCTGGACGGCCCGCACGATGGCCGATCTCGCCGCGCTGACCCGCGACCTGCCCGCGCCCGTCGCACCGTCCGCGACCGACGCCGGCCTCGGGCAACACCGCCGGGAGCTGCTGGTCGTCTTCGTCGTCGCCGTGCTCACGCTGTTCGTGCTCGGCGCGTACATGGCGCTCACCCGCTGA
- a CDS encoding class I SAM-dependent methyltransferase, translating into MDLDQLAALRTPDGRAALDAATRVAGGDPLAAASALRAAGVPAGLAAAALTQAELRRRATGKFGPSAAGMFFTRPGLEQATRRVVADRRAARLRAAGVGTLADLGCGLGADALAAGRAGIRVYAIEADPLTAAMATANVAAAGLAELVTVECGDATAFDVSRVDAVFCDPARRSSGTGRRIFDPSAYSPPWDFVVGLAERTPRTVVKVAPGIDHALIPAGAEAEWVGVDGDLVEAALWCGRLAEVPRRATLLRQEPPAGKPTAPVEQLTGGGDREATVGPVRRFLHDPDPAVVRAHLVAELADRLDATLGDPDIAYLYADTPATSPFTRCLEVTDVLPFSLKRLRALLRDRGVGRVEILKRGSALTPEQLRRDLRLAGDAAASLVLTRVAGAPTVLVCQPVTG; encoded by the coding sequence GTGGATCTCGACCAGCTGGCCGCGCTGCGTACCCCGGACGGGAGGGCCGCGCTCGACGCGGCGACCCGGGTGGCCGGCGGCGACCCGCTGGCCGCGGCGTCGGCCCTGCGCGCGGCCGGCGTACCGGCCGGCCTGGCGGCGGCCGCGCTGACCCAGGCCGAGCTGCGCCGCCGGGCGACCGGCAAGTTCGGGCCGTCCGCCGCCGGCATGTTCTTCACCCGACCCGGCCTGGAGCAGGCCACCCGCCGGGTGGTCGCCGACCGGCGGGCCGCGCGGCTGCGCGCCGCGGGCGTGGGCACGCTCGCCGACCTGGGTTGCGGGCTGGGCGCCGACGCGCTCGCCGCGGGACGGGCCGGCATCCGGGTGTACGCGATCGAGGCCGACCCGCTGACCGCGGCCATGGCGACCGCCAACGTGGCGGCGGCCGGGCTGGCCGAGCTGGTGACCGTGGAGTGCGGCGACGCGACCGCGTTCGACGTGAGCCGAGTCGATGCGGTGTTCTGCGATCCGGCACGGCGGTCGTCCGGCACCGGCCGACGGATCTTCGACCCGAGCGCCTACTCGCCGCCGTGGGACTTCGTCGTCGGCCTGGCCGAACGGACGCCCCGCACGGTGGTCAAGGTGGCCCCGGGAATCGACCACGCGCTCATTCCGGCCGGGGCCGAGGCCGAGTGGGTCGGGGTCGACGGCGACCTGGTGGAGGCGGCGCTGTGGTGCGGCCGGCTCGCCGAGGTGCCCCGCCGGGCCACCCTGCTCCGGCAGGAGCCGCCGGCCGGTAAGCCGACTGCCCCCGTCGAGCAGCTCACCGGTGGGGGCGACCGCGAGGCGACGGTCGGCCCGGTACGGCGCTTCCTGCACGACCCCGACCCGGCCGTGGTCCGCGCCCACCTGGTCGCCGAGCTGGCCGACCGTCTCGACGCCACGCTGGGCGACCCGGACATCGCCTACCTGTACGCCGACACTCCGGCGACCAGCCCGTTCACCCGCTGCCTGGAGGTGACCGACGTGCTGCCGTTCTCGCTCAAGCGGCTGCGCGCGCTGCTGCGTGACCGGGGCGTCGGCCGGGTGGAGATCCTCAAGCGCGGTTCGGCGCTGACGCCGGAGCAGCTCCGGCGGGACCTACGGCTGGCCGGTGACGCCGCGGCGAGTCTGGTGCTCACCCGGGTCGCCGGTGCGCCGACCGTCCTGGTGTGCCAACCGGTGACCGGCTAG